The following are from one region of the Paenibacillus antri genome:
- a CDS encoding zinc-dependent alcohol dehydrogenase — translation MKSAAILAERKAGLVELPIPKPSGDEVLVKVMVAPMCTEYKAFLDGAPNSCLGHEAVGEVVEAAASGPFRSGDRVISMPLSGCGVCDLCLSGDYIHCLSNPMRDAAMAQYVVKPAHALRRIPDEMSYERAGLACCGLGASFGAMQKLGVGAFDTLLITGLGPVGLGAVVNAAFRGARVIAVESNPYRADVARRMGVDAVIDPRDPEALQRIREATAGAGPDFALDCSGVPAAHRLCIDAVRRKGKVAFIGECHTDTPIVVSRDLIRKGISLVGSWHYNLNDLPLLFQVIERSPLVDLLVTHVFPMSDIQRAFETSVSQQSAKIMLKPWE, via the coding sequence ATGAAGAGCGCCGCGATTTTGGCCGAACGGAAGGCCGGATTAGTGGAACTGCCGATTCCGAAGCCGTCGGGGGACGAAGTGTTGGTGAAGGTCATGGTCGCGCCGATGTGTACGGAGTACAAGGCGTTCTTGGACGGAGCGCCTAATTCCTGTCTGGGCCACGAAGCCGTCGGGGAGGTCGTCGAAGCCGCCGCGTCGGGACCGTTCCGCTCGGGCGACCGCGTCATCTCCATGCCGCTCTCCGGCTGCGGCGTCTGCGACCTCTGCTTGTCGGGCGATTACATCCATTGTTTATCCAACCCGATGCGAGACGCCGCCATGGCGCAATACGTCGTGAAACCGGCGCATGCCCTAAGGCGCATACCCGACGAAATGAGCTACGAACGCGCGGGGCTCGCTTGCTGCGGCCTCGGCGCGTCGTTCGGCGCGATGCAGAAGCTGGGCGTCGGGGCGTTCGATACGCTGCTTATTACCGGACTCGGTCCGGTCGGGCTCGGGGCCGTCGTCAACGCGGCGTTCCGCGGCGCCCGCGTCATCGCGGTCGAGTCCAATCCGTACCGGGCGGACGTCGCGAGACGGATGGGCGTGGACGCCGTGATCGATCCGCGCGACCCGGAAGCGCTGCAGCGCATCCGGGAGGCGACGGCCGGCGCAGGACCCGACTTCGCCCTCGATTGCTCCGGCGTTCCGGCCGCGCACCGGCTTTGCATCGACGCCGTGCGCCGGAAGGGGAAGGTCGCTTTCATCGGCGAATGTCATACGGACACGCCGATCGTCGTCAGCCGCGACCTCATCCGCAAGGGCATCTCGCTCGTCGGCTCCTGGCATTACAACTTGAACGATTTGCCCCTGCTGTTCCAAGTCATCGAGAGATCGCCCCTCGTCGACCTGTTGGTCACGCATGTATTCCCGATGAGCGACATTCAACGGGCGTTCGAGACGTCCGTCTCCCAGCAATCCGCCAAAATCATGCTGAAGCCTTGGGAGTAG
- a CDS encoding phytanoyl-CoA dioxygenase family protein, with amino-acid sequence MIVAGTEFSLERYRTEGYSGPIAGLSLEEAEAGYRSFFETLGQSRHRPGPTSANLSAWHHRHRWAYDLATHPRIVQAMRSILGPDIILWAMHFWYKEPRNEKFIPWHQDINYWPMEPEINATAWVSLGFSLTENGCLRVIPGTHELDAEHTSMNDGTSAFGEGLRGDLVDESEAVDVEMSPGQIVFFNERLFHGSNRNASDIPRVAFSVRYTTPEVAFKLDDWGGDKSRIRTFLVSGEDRYRRNDAIRGVVPNE; translated from the coding sequence ATGATCGTTGCGGGGACGGAGTTTTCGTTGGAGCGGTACCGGACGGAGGGGTACAGCGGGCCGATCGCGGGGCTGAGCTTGGAAGAGGCGGAGGCGGGGTACCGGTCGTTCTTCGAGACGCTGGGACAGTCCCGGCATCGGCCCGGACCGACGTCGGCGAACTTATCGGCGTGGCATCATCGGCATCGGTGGGCGTACGACCTGGCGACGCACCCGCGGATCGTGCAGGCGATGCGGTCGATCCTCGGGCCGGATATAATTTTGTGGGCGATGCATTTCTGGTACAAGGAACCGAGGAACGAGAAGTTCATCCCTTGGCACCAAGACATCAATTACTGGCCGATGGAGCCGGAGATCAATGCGACGGCATGGGTCAGTCTAGGATTTTCCTTGACGGAAAACGGCTGCCTGCGCGTCATTCCGGGGACGCACGAGCTGGATGCCGAGCATACGAGCATGAACGACGGGACGAGCGCGTTCGGCGAAGGGCTTCGCGGCGACTTGGTCGACGAGTCGGAGGCGGTCGACGTGGAGATGTCGCCCGGACAGATCGTCTTTTTCAACGAGAGATTATTTCATGGCTCGAACCGGAACGCGTCGGACATTCCGAGGGTGGCATTCTCGGTACGGTATACGACGCCGGAGGTCGCCTTCAAGTTGGACGACTGGGGCGGGGACAAAAGCCGGATTCGCACGTTCTTAGTGTCCGGGGAGGATCGGTATCGGCGCAACGACGCGATCCGCGGGGTCGTACCGAATGAATGA
- a CDS encoding alcohol dehydrogenase catalytic domain-containing protein — translation MDTMRASVIAGPRKSEVVAVPIPDIGEEEVLIRVTACGVCASELHPWMEGAGWLEASGRRPIFGHEPVGIVEKVGSRVPGFRPGDRVTGLIQNAFAHYAKADYRKLVRVPEGLDDLEALGEPLSCLMSGADRTPVGLGQDVAVVGAGFMGLGFLQLMRLKGAGKIVAVDMREESLAAARRFGADEAYTPQEVPAEYKVTAWSHMDEGIKGIDVAVEASGTQGGLQLAGDMTAVHGALSVVGYHQGHGGMRSVNMELWNWKAITVVNAHERRSEVHMKQMEAGLRLIRNGLFNMRDLITHEFTLEQVDQAYEAIASKPAGFIKSVIRID, via the coding sequence ATGGATACGATGAGAGCCAGCGTGATCGCCGGGCCGAGGAAGAGCGAGGTCGTCGCGGTTCCGATCCCCGACATCGGGGAAGAGGAGGTGCTGATCCGCGTCACCGCCTGCGGCGTGTGCGCCTCCGAGCTGCACCCGTGGATGGAGGGAGCCGGTTGGCTGGAGGCGTCCGGCCGCCGGCCGATCTTCGGTCACGAGCCGGTCGGCATCGTCGAGAAGGTCGGTTCGCGGGTTCCCGGGTTTCGACCGGGAGACCGCGTCACGGGGCTGATTCAGAACGCCTTCGCACATTATGCGAAAGCCGATTACCGCAAGCTCGTCCGCGTCCCCGAAGGACTGGACGACTTGGAGGCGTTGGGCGAGCCGCTATCCTGTTTGATGAGCGGCGCGGACCGGACGCCCGTCGGGCTCGGGCAGGATGTTGCCGTCGTCGGCGCGGGGTTTATGGGACTGGGCTTCTTACAGTTGATGCGTCTGAAGGGGGCGGGGAAGATCGTCGCCGTCGACATGCGGGAAGAGAGTCTGGCGGCGGCTCGACGGTTCGGCGCGGACGAAGCCTATACGCCGCAAGAAGTTCCGGCGGAATATAAGGTGACGGCCTGGTCGCATATGGACGAAGGGATCAAGGGAATCGACGTCGCGGTCGAAGCGTCCGGCACTCAAGGCGGCCTGCAGTTGGCCGGAGATATGACGGCGGTCCACGGCGCGTTGTCCGTCGTCGGCTACCATCAGGGCCACGGCGGCATGCGCAGCGTAAATATGGAGCTGTGGAATTGGAAGGCGATCACCGTCGTCAATGCGCACGAGCGGCGGAGCGAAGTTCACATGAAGCAGATGGAAGCCGGTCTTCGACTGATCCGGAACGGTTTGTTTAACATGAGGGATCTGATCACGCACGAATTCACCTTGGAGCAAGTAGATCAGGCGTATGAAGCGATCGCTTCGAAGCCTGCCGGCTTTATTAAGTCCGTTATCCGAATCGATTGA
- a CDS encoding sugar phosphate isomerase/epimerase family protein → MIPAINPTTVGGWSIPFRDFLDAAARAGFPAIDYSIEPFAEVARTQSLEAARELLAARSLAIGSFGLPVEFRKDEDTFAEGLRRLPELAKLATSLGADRCCTWLWPATDEPVAEYTSRFIRRLRACASVLEEHGIRFGVEWVGTKTLRTMKHDFIHTLPGVLELIGAIDRPNVGVLFDSFHWFTSGATTDDILALRPEQIVLVHINDAPDRPVDEQVDDRRLLPGEGIIDLNGMLNALRRIGYDSFVSAEVFSDTLPLLGPEGAARKTKEAMDRVLGAASEGGSGR, encoded by the coding sequence ATGATCCCTGCTATCAATCCGACGACCGTAGGCGGTTGGTCGATTCCGTTTCGCGACTTCTTGGATGCCGCGGCTCGCGCGGGGTTCCCCGCGATCGATTACTCGATCGAGCCGTTCGCGGAAGTCGCGCGGACACAATCGCTCGAAGCCGCTCGGGAGCTCCTCGCGGCAAGAAGCTTGGCGATCGGCTCCTTCGGCCTCCCGGTCGAATTTCGCAAGGACGAAGACACGTTCGCCGAAGGGCTGCGGCGGCTTCCCGAGCTCGCGAAGCTGGCGACCTCGCTGGGCGCGGACCGCTGCTGTACTTGGCTGTGGCCGGCCACCGACGAACCGGTCGCCGAATACACGTCCCGATTTATCCGAAGGCTCCGCGCATGCGCTTCCGTTCTCGAGGAACATGGCATTCGGTTCGGCGTCGAATGGGTCGGCACGAAGACGCTGCGGACGATGAAGCATGACTTCATTCATACGCTGCCGGGCGTGTTGGAGCTGATCGGCGCGATCGACCGCCCGAACGTCGGCGTGCTGTTCGACAGCTTTCATTGGTTCACGTCCGGCGCGACGACGGACGATATTCTCGCCTTGAGGCCGGAGCAGATCGTGCTCGTTCATATCAACGACGCGCCGGACCGGCCGGTCGACGAGCAGGTCGACGACCGGCGACTGCTGCCCGGAGAAGGCATCATCGATTTGAACGGGATGCTGAACGCGCTCAGGCGCATCGGCTACGACAGCTTCGTCTCGGCCGAAGTGTTCAGCGACACGCTGCCGCTTCTCGGGCCCGAAGGGGCCGCGCGGAAGACGAAGGAAGCGATGGACCGCGTCTTGGGCGCGGCGAGCGAAGGAGGGAGCGGGCGATGA
- a CDS encoding amidohydrolase family protein, with protein sequence MHATTTTATTIVDTDIHNEVLRQEDLLPYLPEAWHRQWMTAGTGIGMPYYSPVGVLRRDADPGNGGVPGSDPGVIVRDHLDRYGFRYGILNWGRALEMPIHPDPDYGNAVVSAHNEYMADAWLPADPRFRGSIVVNHADPQAAANEIDRMAGRPGFVQAIMCSAARLPFGQRCYHPIYEAAERNGLPVAIHPGTEGRGVSGAPTPSGYPTRYMEWHNILPANYMTHVNSLVCEGVFEKFPGLKFVCIEGGVSWLPALMWRMDKNYKGLRSSAPWLKKPPSEYIKERVYFTTQPIEEPGMPEHLHSILDMAGIEDRVMYSSDYPHWDFDPPNVVASAIPRAIRSKVMGGNAMELYRLE encoded by the coding sequence ATGCACGCGACAACGACAACGGCAACGACGATTGTCGATACGGATATCCATAACGAGGTGCTGCGGCAAGAGGACCTGCTGCCGTACTTGCCGGAAGCGTGGCACCGGCAATGGATGACGGCCGGCACCGGCATCGGCATGCCGTATTATTCCCCGGTCGGCGTTCTGCGTAGGGACGCGGATCCGGGGAACGGGGGCGTACCCGGCAGCGATCCGGGCGTCATCGTCAGAGATCACTTGGACCGGTACGGATTCCGGTACGGCATCTTGAACTGGGGCAGAGCGCTCGAGATGCCGATCCACCCCGACCCGGATTACGGCAACGCGGTCGTCTCCGCGCATAACGAATATATGGCCGACGCTTGGCTGCCCGCCGATCCCCGCTTCCGCGGCTCCATCGTCGTCAATCACGCCGATCCGCAAGCGGCCGCGAACGAGATCGACCGAATGGCCGGCCGCCCCGGCTTCGTGCAGGCGATCATGTGCAGCGCGGCTAGGCTGCCGTTCGGGCAGCGCTGCTACCACCCGATCTACGAAGCGGCCGAGCGCAACGGCTTGCCCGTCGCGATTCATCCGGGCACGGAGGGAAGGGGCGTATCCGGCGCGCCGACCCCATCCGGTTACCCCACGCGGTATATGGAATGGCATAATATTTTGCCGGCGAACTACATGACGCATGTGAACAGCCTCGTCTGCGAAGGCGTGTTCGAGAAGTTCCCCGGGTTGAAATTCGTATGCATCGAAGGCGGCGTCAGCTGGCTGCCCGCCTTGATGTGGCGCATGGATAAAAACTATAAAGGGCTTCGATCGTCCGCGCCATGGCTGAAGAAGCCCCCGTCGGAATATATCAAGGAGCGCGTCTATTTCACGACCCAGCCGATCGAAGAGCCCGGCATGCCGGAGCATCTTCACAGTATCCTCGACATGGCCGGCATCGAAGACCGCGTCATGTATTCGAGCGATTACCCGCATTGGGACTTCGATCCGCCGAACGTCGTCGCCTCCGCCATCCCGAGGGCGATCCGTTCGAAGGTCATGGGCGGCAACGCGATGGAGCTGTACCGACTAGAATAG
- a CDS encoding AraC family transcriptional regulator, which translates to MPERLGAKLWMDSMTATCYSAKMYRLDYRWAIAPRKLNHNVLWYVREGRFTFAVDGESFRAESGDLAFLPANAVAASRAIGETIELCSVNFDAEIGFFPSKAWSDWVPVPAKQRAPERVRDAMSFMAELDASDAVTRRLTLQGHMLLLLGALIESALESGGRADDALPIADAQIAGIAEYIVCSGERMPSVAELCELARLGESQLRKRFKQATGMSPLQYVHFVKLEQAKRALERRDERVSDVARRLGFEDANYFSRLFKRWAGCSPQDYRERSRGF; encoded by the coding sequence ATGCCGGAGAGGCTCGGCGCAAAACTGTGGATGGATTCGATGACCGCGACGTGTTATTCCGCGAAGATGTACCGGCTCGATTACCGGTGGGCGATCGCGCCGCGCAAGCTGAATCATAACGTGCTGTGGTACGTACGGGAGGGCCGCTTTACGTTCGCCGTCGACGGCGAGTCGTTCCGCGCGGAGTCGGGCGATCTCGCCTTCCTTCCGGCGAACGCGGTCGCGGCCAGCCGTGCGATCGGCGAAACGATCGAGCTCTGCAGCGTCAACTTCGACGCGGAGATCGGCTTCTTCCCCTCGAAGGCATGGTCGGATTGGGTACCGGTCCCCGCCAAACAACGAGCGCCGGAGCGCGTTCGCGACGCGATGTCCTTCATGGCGGAGCTGGATGCGTCCGACGCCGTCACGCGAAGATTGACGCTGCAGGGGCACATGCTGCTGTTGCTCGGCGCGTTGATCGAAAGCGCGTTGGAAAGCGGCGGACGGGCGGACGACGCCCTTCCGATCGCGGACGCGCAGATTGCCGGGATCGCGGAATATATCGTGTGCAGCGGCGAGCGGATGCCGAGCGTCGCGGAGCTGTGCGAGCTTGCGCGCCTCGGCGAATCGCAGCTGCGGAAGCGGTTCAAGCAAGCGACGGGGATGTCGCCGTTGCAATACGTTCACTTCGTGAAGCTCGAGCAGGCGAAGCGCGCCTTGGAACGGCGGGACGAACGCGTCTCGGACGTCGCGCGGCGGCTCGGCTTCGAGGACGCCAATTACTTCTCCAGGCTGTTCAAGCGATGGGCCGGCTGCTCGCCGCAGGACTACCGGGAGAGGTCGAGGGGCTTTTAA
- a CDS encoding Gfo/Idh/MocA family protein gives MKRVKVGVIGLGEVAQIIHLPILQALSDRYEVVALCDISPSLVAWAGERYGVDALYTDAHELVRREDIDAVFVLNSDEYHAEHAIAAIRQGKHVLIEKPMTLTVSDADALIAARDEAGVQVLVGYMRRYAPAFEKACEELASLGPIQYARIRDIIGQNAMIIEQSSVVRRFQDIPKEASDDRWARAKRMVDEAVGDVPQPIRNSYRLLAGLNSHDLSAMRELLGMPKRVVSASHWNDGYYITATFEFDGYHATFETGVDHQRRFDAHIEVFGKSKQMKIQYDTPYIRHLPTTLQVSETVGDAYRQSVHRPTFKDPYTVELERFYDVVAGGAQPKTTPEDYKEDLALFKMICDALLRNYSSVAQ, from the coding sequence ATGAAAAGAGTCAAAGTCGGCGTCATCGGATTAGGGGAAGTCGCGCAAATCATTCATCTGCCGATCTTGCAAGCGCTGAGCGACCGATATGAAGTCGTCGCGTTATGCGATATTTCGCCTTCGCTCGTCGCCTGGGCCGGAGAACGGTACGGAGTTGACGCGCTCTACACCGACGCGCACGAGCTCGTGCGGCGGGAAGACATAGACGCCGTGTTCGTTCTGAACAGCGACGAATATCACGCCGAGCACGCCATCGCCGCGATCCGCCAAGGCAAGCATGTGTTGATCGAGAAGCCGATGACGCTCACCGTCTCCGACGCGGACGCGCTCATCGCGGCGAGAGACGAGGCCGGCGTGCAGGTGTTGGTCGGCTACATGCGCCGGTACGCGCCGGCGTTCGAGAAGGCGTGCGAGGAGCTCGCGTCGCTGGGACCGATTCAATACGCGCGCATCCGCGACATTATCGGGCAGAACGCGATGATCATCGAGCAGTCGAGCGTCGTGCGCCGGTTCCAAGACATTCCGAAGGAAGCCTCAGACGACCGCTGGGCGCGGGCCAAGCGGATGGTCGACGAGGCGGTCGGCGACGTGCCGCAGCCGATCCGGAATTCGTATCGTCTGCTGGCGGGATTGAACAGCCACGATCTGTCCGCCATGCGGGAGCTGCTAGGCATGCCCAAGCGGGTCGTGTCCGCCTCCCATTGGAACGACGGGTATTACATCACGGCGACCTTCGAGTTTGACGGCTATCATGCGACGTTCGAAACCGGCGTCGATCACCAGCGCCGATTCGACGCGCACATCGAAGTGTTCGGCAAGTCGAAGCAGATGAAAATTCAGTACGATACGCCGTATATTCGCCACCTGCCGACGACGCTGCAGGTCTCGGAGACGGTCGGCGACGCGTATCGACAATCCGTGCACCGACCGACGTTCAAGGATCCGTATACGGTCGAGCTCGAACGCTTCTACGACGTCGTCGCGGGCGGGGCGCAGCCGAAGACGACGCCGGAGGATTACAAAGAAGATCTCGCTTTGTTTAAGATGATTTGCGACGCGCTGCTGCGCAATTATTCTTCCGTCGCGCAATAA
- a CDS encoding Rieske (2Fe-2S) protein — protein sequence MAIRFVAAADDVAEGTSILVDVEGRSIGVFRLGGQFYAIHNYCPHAGAPLCRGQVVGTTLPSAVYEYVFGRQGEIIRCPWHGWEFDIKSGRSLANPKVRAKSYEVSVVDGKIGIVV from the coding sequence TTGGCCATCCGATTCGTGGCCGCGGCGGACGATGTCGCCGAAGGGACTTCGATCCTCGTAGACGTGGAAGGGCGATCCATCGGCGTATTTCGGTTAGGCGGACAGTTTTACGCCATTCATAATTATTGTCCCCACGCCGGGGCGCCGCTCTGCCGGGGGCAGGTCGTCGGGACGACGCTCCCCTCCGCCGTGTACGAATACGTCTTCGGCAGGCAAGGAGAGATCATCCGGTGTCCCTGGCATGGGTGGGAGTTCGACATCAAGTCGGGGCGCTCGCTCGCGAATCCGAAGGTCCGGGCGAAATCCTACGAAGTCAGCGTCGTGGACGGGAAGATCGGCATCGTCGTTTGA
- a CDS encoding alpha-amylase family glycosyl hydrolase: MGTAGSATGEFIYAKEELECRFDAYSGRLLSVRRGETTFATSGLVVDVGVDGRYALGTLEYRPLDGLHTWELPLIVPNGGGSANARFLGHSLDGDGRLHLNYAFDGLLLSVEYAVRAGTLCIEADIRNAASSRRLVEGVAFLLPQALPNEASLRFEFPGNVPHGVYSADELRASDAPIATGLVNPVIHAAMGDLSFNVLFVDEEEKWATAVYRAAEPSLVYANVAAVECFLEPGESFRCGTLYVQPVGRLSPSEAVRALYASRGWTPPTDGVRDGVLYSCHPYGTMDSGFQDRRTISEFADALPGLKAIGVDHVWVLPIFEHLDRGVYHPTDQAIIDPRYGTDDDVAAFSRTAHELGMTLLFDYVPHGPEPEDPLGVKLRQWAAVDRGGQPVIEWNCLSFDMANPDYQAYFRALVHDHVDRFDIDGSRIDCAMGGLTNWKPAPGNRPSSSNLKGGVAISRTIREALAEKGKKPLVTPENFNPVPVYAPYTDAFYDMALYRVLFELENAGLEPAEYAARLTHWLETELRFTPEGYIKLRFLGNHDTVSWVWQKRRATEAYGVEKAKALWVLISSIDGMPMLYQGDEDASIYRRTGPDLRSFFTSLFEARKTWLGNEYDIRYQKTDSPIVAFARTNGTRRRWVAVNLSPEPASCTAAAVVRDVLYGACDVGGDGRSVSLQGYGYVLAATE; the protein is encoded by the coding sequence ATGGGGACGGCGGGTTCGGCCACGGGTGAATTCATCTACGCGAAAGAGGAATTGGAATGCCGGTTCGATGCGTATTCGGGCCGATTGTTGTCCGTTCGCCGCGGCGAGACGACGTTCGCGACGAGCGGACTCGTCGTCGACGTAGGCGTCGACGGCCGATACGCGCTAGGCACGCTTGAATACCGTCCGTTGGACGGTCTGCACACGTGGGAGCTGCCCTTGATCGTTCCGAACGGCGGCGGGTCCGCGAACGCTCGATTCCTGGGACATTCGCTCGACGGCGACGGCCGGCTGCATCTGAATTATGCGTTCGACGGCCTGCTCCTGTCCGTCGAATACGCCGTTCGGGCGGGGACGTTATGTATCGAAGCGGACATCCGGAACGCCGCTTCCTCGCGCCGCCTCGTGGAAGGCGTCGCCTTCCTGCTGCCGCAGGCGCTCCCGAACGAGGCGTCCCTGCGCTTTGAATTTCCCGGCAACGTACCGCACGGCGTCTATTCCGCAGACGAGCTTCGCGCGTCGGACGCTCCGATCGCGACCGGATTGGTCAATCCCGTCATTCATGCCGCCATGGGCGATCTGAGCTTCAATGTGCTCTTCGTGGACGAAGAAGAAAAATGGGCGACCGCCGTGTACAGAGCGGCGGAGCCTTCCCTCGTCTACGCGAACGTGGCGGCCGTCGAGTGCTTCTTGGAGCCGGGGGAGTCGTTCCGCTGCGGCACGCTGTACGTACAGCCGGTCGGACGGCTATCGCCGTCCGAAGCGGTGCGCGCCTTGTACGCTTCGCGCGGCTGGACTCCGCCGACGGACGGCGTTCGCGACGGCGTGCTGTACTCCTGCCATCCGTACGGCACGATGGATTCGGGCTTTCAGGACCGCAGGACGATAAGCGAGTTCGCCGATGCGCTGCCGGGACTTAAGGCGATCGGCGTCGACCATGTCTGGGTGCTGCCGATCTTCGAGCACTTGGACCGGGGCGTCTATCATCCGACGGACCAAGCGATCATCGATCCGCGGTACGGCACGGACGACGACGTCGCCGCCTTCAGCCGAACCGCGCACGAGCTTGGGATGACGTTGTTGTTCGATTACGTACCGCACGGGCCGGAGCCCGAGGATCCCCTCGGCGTCAAGCTGCGGCAGTGGGCCGCGGTCGACCGCGGCGGACAGCCCGTTATCGAGTGGAACTGCTTGAGCTTCGATATGGCGAATCCGGACTACCAAGCGTATTTCCGCGCGCTCGTCCACGACCATGTCGATCGATTCGACATCGACGGCAGCCGCATCGATTGCGCGATGGGAGGTTTGACGAATTGGAAACCTGCCCCGGGGAATCGGCCGAGCAGCTCCAATTTGAAGGGAGGCGTCGCGATCTCGAGGACGATTCGGGAGGCGCTCGCGGAGAAGGGCAAGAAGCCGCTCGTCACGCCGGAAAATTTCAATCCGGTACCCGTATATGCACCGTATACCGATGCGTTCTACGATATGGCGTTGTACCGCGTTCTCTTCGAACTCGAGAACGCCGGGCTGGAACCGGCGGAATACGCGGCGCGCCTTACGCATTGGCTCGAGACGGAGCTGCGGTTCACGCCTGAAGGCTATATCAAGCTGCGCTTCCTCGGCAACCACGATACCGTCTCCTGGGTATGGCAGAAGCGGCGCGCGACGGAAGCGTACGGCGTCGAGAAGGCGAAAGCGCTCTGGGTTCTGATAAGCAGCATCGACGGCATGCCGATGCTGTACCAGGGCGACGAAGACGCTTCGATCTACCGGCGCACGGGTCCGGACCTGCGGTCGTTCTTTACGTCCTTGTTCGAAGCGCGGAAGACGTGGCTCGGCAACGAGTACGATATTCGCTATCAGAAGACGGACTCCCCGATCGTCGCTTTCGCGCGTACGAACGGGACGCGGAGAAGATGGGTTGCGGTGAACCTATCCCCGGAGCCGGCTTCATGTACGGCGGCGGCGGTCGTTCGAGACGTCTTGTACGGGGCTTGCGACGTAGGCGGCGACGGGCGCTCCGTGTCGTTGCAAGGATACGGCTACGTCTTGGCCGCTACGGAATGA
- a CDS encoding LacI family DNA-binding transcriptional regulator has translation MKITIKEVAKEAGVSIATVSRVLNGKDGIKPSTKDRVEKAIVKYNFSPDHIARSMIVKESKTIGLLVPQLSNEYWATLAEVIEEALWTHGYTLLLCTSSTRDDSLQKEKAAIHSFIQRKVDGIIYSTSSGANESFLEFTEQIKRYGVPIVAFDQKIQGMSQIYGDHLQGAMDAVKHLIQLGHRNIAYIGGPLVSPERELGYRNAHTIHDLPVYEQLITRGEPTFQFGYRAMRELIESGRLFTGVFCGNDLIALGALQALETAGRRVPEDVAVVGYDDIHMASFAKPALTTVRQPIAEMGRTLVEQVLLSIETGNAPQQSRHLVFPMTLVVRESCGAKTRVRTL, from the coding sequence ATGAAAATTACGATTAAGGAGGTGGCGAAGGAGGCGGGGGTTTCCATCGCTACCGTTTCAAGAGTGTTAAACGGCAAGGACGGAATCAAGCCTTCCACGAAGGACCGCGTGGAGAAGGCGATCGTGAAGTACAACTTCTCTCCGGACCACATCGCCCGATCCATGATCGTAAAGGAGTCCAAAACGATAGGGCTGTTAGTGCCACAGTTATCCAACGAATACTGGGCTACCTTGGCGGAAGTCATCGAGGAAGCGCTCTGGACGCATGGATATACGCTGTTGTTATGTACGTCGTCGACCCGCGACGACAGCCTGCAGAAGGAGAAAGCCGCGATCCATTCCTTCATTCAACGGAAGGTCGACGGCATCATCTACAGCACCTCCAGCGGGGCGAACGAGTCTTTCCTGGAATTCACCGAGCAGATCAAGCGATACGGCGTGCCGATCGTCGCCTTCGATCAAAAAATCCAAGGGATGAGCCAAATATACGGCGATCATCTGCAAGGCGCGATGGACGCGGTCAAGCATCTCATTCAGCTCGGCCATCGGAATATCGCGTACATCGGCGGGCCGCTCGTCAGTCCCGAACGGGAGCTCGGATACCGGAACGCGCATACGATCCACGATTTGCCCGTCTACGAGCAACTGATTACGCGCGGCGAACCGACGTTCCAATTCGGCTACCGCGCGATGCGGGAGCTGATCGAGTCGGGACGCCTGTTCACAGGCGTGTTTTGCGGCAACGATCTCATCGCGCTCGGCGCGCTGCAGGCGCTCGAGACGGCCGGGCGGCGCGTGCCGGAGGACGTCGCGGTCGTCGGGTACGACGACATTCATATGGCCAGCTTCGCCAAGCCCGCGCTGACGACCGTGCGGCAGCCGATCGCCGAGATGGGGCGGACGCTCGTGGAGCAAGTTTTGTTGTCCATCGAAACCGGCAACGCCCCTCAACAGAGCCGCCATCTCGTCTTTCCGATGACGCTCGTCGTTCGGGAAAGCTGCGGCGCGAAGACAAGGGTTCGGACGTTGTAA